Genomic window (Oscillospiraceae bacterium):
CGAAGCGCAAAATTCCCCCTGCATGCTTCAAGTCAGCGAAGATATCCCCGAAGACCAGACCTCAAGGATTTTAACCCTCATCTGCTCGGTTTTCGGAGATAAATAAGCCGCTTCGTATCGGTTTTAGGGGGATACATGAAAAACATCATTACGATTCAACATACTCAGTCCGCCCAGCATACAAACGGTATGATCGGTTCTTGGGCAGATTGGGACTTGACCGAACTCGGCGTTGAGCAAGCCAAACGGATCGGAGAACGTCTCTTTGAAGAACTAAAAAACGAGCGATATCTCTTGTATTCCTCGGACTTAAAACGAGCGAAACACACGGCGGATATCGTCGCCGGATATTTTGGTGTCGAACCGATTCTTACCCCTGCTTTGCGGGAATTCAACCTCGGCGAGGCAGTTGGGAAATCAAAGGAGTGGGCACGTGCCAATTTAAAGTGCTCCATCTGGCCGGGAACCGTCGATTGGCCGAAAAATATCGATGATATACCATTCGCAGAAGCCGAATCCAAACGTGATGTGTGGAATCGCCTTTCGGGTTTTTACCAACAAATCATGGCAAGCCCGGAACAAAACTTCATTCTCGTTTCGCACGACGGTACTTTGAGCATATTTTTTGCCCTGTGGCTCGGTTTGGATATCACCATGCTTAATCAATGCAATCTCTCCGGCAAGTCGGGCGGTGTTTCCTTTTTACACGAAGATATAAATAAACGCCACATCATATCCCGATTAAACGATCTCTCTTATTTTAAATAATAAGGCAAGCCGCTTCACCATGAAGCAGCTTGTTTTTTGATTGCATCTCACATATCAGCTAATATTTCGCATTCGCGGTTCAGATACCACATCGACCGTTCTTTATCCTCTTTAGAAAGCCCATCAAATAAAATACTTTTAGCAAACGCGTGGATATCCTCCAGCCGACGCCGCAATTGATAAAACATCATCACCTCGATATTTACCTGAAAATCCGGATGAACAGTTCGGTATTCCTTCAAAAATTCCTCCCACGCATATCCGAAGAAAGATGCATTGGTAAATGAAAACAAGTCGGCTTCGGGCGGCGCCAGTTTCAACCCCTCCCAATCGATCAAAATTAATTTGTCCGCCTGCATCAGATTCCAACCATGGATATCCGTATGGCAAAATACAAACTTCAAATCCGCTTTTCGCAGTGTTACCGCCCTTTTTTCAAGCTCCTCGGCAAAATTGAAAATTGTCTCCGCATATTGCGAAAGCAATCCCGATTTTACCAACCACTCTTTCAATTCACCGCAAAACGAAACGTCGAAGTTCTCTTTCAACCCTTGCGTCGAAACCGGAATCTCCGCCCCGTAACGATGCAATGTTGCAACCGTTTTTGCCAGTTCCCGCACTTGTTCCGGACTCAATTCTTCTTGTCCAATCGTCTGCCCATCGACATAAGGGAACACGAGATATAAAAATTCGTCATCTTCCCATTTATAAGCCCCGTTTTTCGTCATCAGCGGTGCAATCATATTCCCCGAAAGCCCGTTATTTTGCGACAGCCATAACACCGCCGGCATATACCGGTCAATT
Coding sequences:
- a CDS encoding histidine phosphatase family protein — translated: MKNIITIQHTQSAQHTNGMIGSWADWDLTELGVEQAKRIGERLFEELKNERYLLYSSDLKRAKHTADIVAGYFGVEPILTPALREFNLGEAVGKSKEWARANLKCSIWPGTVDWPKNIDDIPFAEAESKRDVWNRLSGFYQQIMASPEQNFILVSHDGTLSIFFALWLGLDITMLNQCNLSGKSGGVSFLHEDINKRHIISRLNDLSYFK
- a CDS encoding aminoglycoside phosphotransferase family protein, whose translation is MKMIQQILKDKYDISAVSTETVPVGWSAAAWKVKGEDGDYFLKIYDKQKPSKKCWVERIDRYMPAVLWLSQNNGLSGNMIAPLMTKNGAYKWEDDEFLYLVFPYVDGQTIGQEELSPEQVRELAKTVATLHRYGAEIPVSTQGLKENFDVSFCGELKEWLVKSGLLSQYAETIFNFAEELEKRAVTLRKADLKFVFCHTDIHGWNLMQADKLILIDWEGLKLAPPEADLFSFTNASFFGYAWEEFLKEYRTVHPDFQVNIEVMMFYQLRRRLEDIHAFAKSILFDGLSKEDKERSMWYLNRECEILADM